A window of the bacterium genome harbors these coding sequences:
- a CDS encoding group II intron reverse transcriptase/maturase — translation EVDREREGRGHAFIRCADDCNVHVRSRRAGERVMGWLRELFTGLHLKVNEAKSAVDLATRRKVLGYSFWLGPGGVVKRRVAKKAQDKLKERVRHTTRRI, via the coding sequence GAGGTGGACCGGGAACGGGAAGGCCGGGGCCACGCCTTCATCCGCTGCGCGGACGACTGCAACGTCCATGTGCGAAGCCGTCGGGCCGGGGAACGGGTGATGGGCTGGCTGCGGGAGCTGTTCACGGGGCTGCATCTAAAGGTGAACGAGGCCAAGAGCGCGGTGGATCTGGCGACACGCCGCAAGGTGCTGGGCTACAGCTTCTGGCTGGGACCCGGCGGAGTGGTGAAGCGCCGGGTGGCCAAGAAAGCCCAGGACAAGCTGAAGGAGCGGGTGCGTCACACGACTCGGCGCATTTGA
- a CDS encoding NAD(P)(+) transhydrogenase (Re/Si-specific) subunit beta encodes MSLEFLINLAYAIAALLFAFGIKMLASPTTARRGNAVSAVGMALAVGATLLDPAIGRWTWIIVGLAGGAVVGVTAARTVSMTGMPEMVALLNGFGGIASLMVAWAEYARAMSSQTVFGLYQSVTVAIAALIGGVTFSGSLIAWAKLKEVMSGRPIIFSGQQAVNGLLILAILGAALLFALDPPGAHLWLIVLLALSLVLGVMAVIPIGGADMPVVISLLNSYSGLAACAAGFIISNNVLIVAGALVGASGIVLTVIMCKAMNRSLANVLFSGFGAVVQGAAKASGEVKALTPADAYILLEAAQSVAFVPGYGLAVAQAQHAVRELGELLEKNGCEVRYAIHPVAGRMPGHMNVLLAEANVPYEQLVEMEAINPLMETVDVAVVIGANDVVNPAALDDPGSPIYGMPIIEVHRARTVFVLKRSMAAGFAGIDNPLFYGQNTRMVFGDAKATITKLVAEFKSE; translated from the coding sequence GTGAGCCTGGAGTTCCTCATCAACCTGGCCTACGCCATCGCCGCCCTGCTCTTTGCCTTCGGCATCAAGATGCTGGCCTCGCCCACCACCGCCCGGCGGGGCAACGCCGTCAGCGCCGTGGGCATGGCCCTGGCCGTGGGCGCCACCCTGCTCGACCCGGCCATTGGCCGCTGGACCTGGATCATCGTGGGCCTGGCGGGCGGCGCCGTGGTGGGTGTCACCGCCGCCCGCACGGTGTCGATGACCGGCATGCCGGAAATGGTGGCCCTCCTGAATGGCTTCGGCGGCATCGCCAGCCTGATGGTGGCCTGGGCCGAATATGCGCGGGCCATGTCCAGCCAGACGGTCTTCGGCCTTTACCAATCCGTCACGGTGGCGATCGCGGCCCTGATCGGCGGCGTCACCTTCTCGGGGTCGCTCATCGCCTGGGCCAAGCTCAAAGAGGTGATGTCGGGGCGCCCCATCATCTTCAGCGGACAGCAGGCCGTCAACGGCCTGCTCATCCTCGCCATCCTGGGCGCCGCCCTGCTCTTCGCGCTGGATCCCCCGGGCGCCCACCTCTGGCTGATCGTGCTTCTCGCCCTCTCCCTGGTCCTGGGCGTGATGGCCGTCATCCCCATCGGCGGGGCCGACATGCCCGTCGTCATCTCGCTGCTCAATAGCTATTCCGGATTGGCGGCCTGCGCGGCGGGCTTCATCATCAGCAACAACGTGCTCATCGTGGCCGGCGCGCTGGTGGGCGCCAGCGGCATCGTGCTCACCGTCATCATGTGCAAGGCAATGAACCGCAGCCTGGCCAACGTGCTCTTCAGCGGCTTCGGCGCCGTTGTCCAGGGCGCCGCCAAGGCCAGCGGCGAGGTGAAGGCCCTCACGCCCGCGGACGCCTACATCCTGCTCGAAGCGGCCCAGAGCGTGGCCTTCGTGCCCGGCTACGGACTGGCCGTGGCCCAGGCCCAGCACGCCGTGCGGGAGCTGGGCGAGCTGCTGGAGAAGAACGGCTGCGAGGTGCGCTACGCCATCCATCCGGTGGCCGGCCGCATGCCCGGCCACATGAACGTGCTGCTGGCCGAGGCCAATGTCCCCTACGAGCAGCTAGTGGAGATGGAGGCGATCAACCCCTTGATGGAGACCGTGGACGTGGCGGTGGTGATCGGCGCCAACGACGTGGTCAACCCCGCCGCCCTGGACGACCCGGGCAGCCCCATCTACGGGATGCCCATCATCGAGGTGCACCGGGCCCGCACGGTCTTCGTGTTGAAGCGCTCCATGGCGGCCGGCTTCGCCGGCATCGACAACCCCTTGTTCTACGGGCAGAACACGCGCATGGTCTTCGGGGATGCCAAGGCGACCATCACCAAGCTCGTGGCCGAGTTCAAGAGCGAATGA
- a CDS encoding serine/threonine-protein kinase, protein MNSPGRDGENLRYTGLQQLAEGSSAIVHAALDRWTGREVVLKEARPGAAGGHGFLKEARLLLALRSPVFPELVEHDPGSAQRPARLVIERRPGRPMSALEETSRCLDPDDVAWIAVQVLQGLTELAEHGWIHGDLGPANLLLSGSRASLLDLGLARANDDRVARRSGTFQVMPPEILAQGLPHPRSDMFSLGALLFQLITGRPPFPDDPDAALSQILSGRPQDPGPGAGHPLFPLSLRCLQADPARRPSPQEALDSLLPKLPRQRAALLVPRRGPGSWDPTQLDQVLKCLSEGKLVLLRSGQAGQWRVRLDHLLLEAGLPLPMLKVERVPGQTLLDWLACRADEGGLLAHYPELARAVARRTTDPDILRQLLGFLDDQLERPRQGLCWIVPPGDPDARQLPLLVETCRRQHRPLVVLQLDGAPEPGLDLGETHRLDPPQSGQWRAWLRHPTPGITLEDAAIDVLDRLSAGDGERIAPLVARCISEGSLAPADGMWRLTEIRPPRGEDLRGADLAALDGKLRHALLRACAWVEPAPIGCWQDLVRQGREDELEMLEGAGWLRDRGDGQLVPRAGLIGSLDEDVLGQATLDLLQDLWRRPDPPAELGLLLLSRADLGRADPHMAHQILRRARGLINPQRKIQLITELLPLLPAEQRSDLQSDLATALLEQDRAAEAAQLLKALLRESGADSAERSTSLVLRLAHAWRLGQRRRLAWRLVEHGRRLAREDKSRLALEVQAIELLQGIGRAAEANARLTAAAPLLLEADPAGGPGIAHAIHQAAVAAFNLGSPELAARLWTHLSRPGRQILQIQQRIWLANNLGVIHLQAGRLEQARTELEQAGREAALFHLDRYELMARVNLALVQLKRGAADQAVRELEPALVQARELQVMQTELAILDHLGEAWAALGDLESAEATWERELDLARALQMPDEELDSLKNLLCLAWDLGIEPTRSHLARLQEIDAGRDKAASRQWALLAAFDASPTGAAGLPANTPASLRALAAGRETASADLLSTLLGLEPRLDGVRLALRLLEGRLPWLAEWAPCLREVREIHRLHEIRLLSHEGESAARREDWSAAGIRLGRAVRLLESLAMDLSPAWQERVASSPWLRVMLERAGECLARLDELDRRDDGRTAGSVGRATGA, encoded by the coding sequence ATGAACTCCCCCGGCCGGGACGGCGAAAACTTGCGCTATACGGGGCTGCAGCAGCTGGCCGAAGGGTCCAGCGCCATCGTCCACGCCGCGCTGGACCGCTGGACCGGCCGCGAGGTCGTGCTGAAGGAGGCCCGCCCCGGAGCGGCGGGTGGGCATGGCTTCCTCAAGGAGGCCCGCCTCTTGCTGGCCCTGCGCTCCCCCGTCTTCCCTGAATTGGTGGAGCACGATCCGGGCAGCGCCCAGCGCCCCGCCCGCCTGGTCATCGAGCGGCGACCGGGCCGACCCATGTCGGCCCTGGAGGAGACCAGCCGCTGCCTGGACCCCGACGATGTGGCGTGGATCGCCGTCCAGGTGCTGCAGGGCCTGACCGAGTTGGCCGAACACGGCTGGATCCACGGGGATCTCGGGCCGGCCAATCTCCTCCTGTCGGGCAGCCGCGCCTCCCTGCTCGACCTGGGCTTGGCCCGGGCCAATGACGACCGGGTGGCCCGGCGCTCCGGCACCTTCCAGGTCATGCCGCCGGAGATCCTGGCCCAGGGCCTGCCCCATCCCCGCTCCGACATGTTCTCCCTGGGCGCCCTCCTCTTCCAACTGATCACGGGCCGGCCGCCCTTCCCGGACGACCCCGACGCGGCCCTGTCGCAGATCCTGTCCGGACGGCCGCAGGATCCCGGTCCCGGGGCCGGGCACCCTCTCTTCCCCCTCTCCCTGCGCTGTCTGCAGGCCGATCCGGCCCGGCGGCCCTCCCCGCAGGAGGCCCTGGACAGCCTGCTGCCGAAGCTGCCGCGCCAGCGGGCCGCGCTGCTTGTGCCGCGCCGTGGGCCGGGCAGCTGGGATCCGACCCAGCTCGACCAGGTGCTGAAGTGCCTGTCGGAGGGGAAGCTGGTTCTCCTGCGCAGCGGCCAAGCGGGGCAGTGGCGCGTCCGCCTGGATCACTTGCTGCTGGAGGCGGGCCTGCCTCTGCCCATGCTGAAGGTGGAGCGCGTCCCCGGCCAGACCCTGCTTGACTGGCTGGCCTGCCGGGCGGACGAGGGCGGACTCCTGGCGCACTATCCGGAGCTGGCCCGCGCCGTGGCGCGCCGAACGACGGATCCCGACATCCTGAGGCAGTTGCTGGGCTTCCTGGACGACCAGCTGGAGCGGCCGCGCCAGGGCCTGTGCTGGATCGTGCCGCCCGGGGATCCTGACGCACGCCAGCTTCCCTTGCTGGTGGAGACCTGCCGACGCCAGCACCGTCCCCTCGTCGTCCTGCAGCTGGATGGCGCCCCGGAGCCGGGCCTGGACCTGGGCGAGACGCACCGGCTGGATCCTCCGCAGAGTGGCCAGTGGCGCGCCTGGCTGCGCCACCCCACGCCCGGCATCACGCTGGAGGATGCCGCCATCGACGTCCTGGACCGCTTGTCGGCCGGCGACGGCGAGCGGATCGCACCCCTGGTGGCCCGCTGCATCAGCGAAGGCAGTCTGGCTCCCGCGGATGGGATGTGGCGGCTGACGGAGATCCGGCCACCCCGGGGCGAGGACCTGCGCGGTGCGGATCTGGCCGCCCTGGATGGCAAGCTGCGCCACGCCCTGCTGCGGGCCTGCGCCTGGGTTGAGCCGGCCCCCATCGGCTGCTGGCAGGATCTGGTCCGCCAGGGACGCGAGGACGAGCTGGAGATGCTGGAGGGCGCCGGCTGGCTGCGCGACCGCGGCGATGGCCAGCTCGTGCCCCGGGCCGGTCTGATCGGGAGCCTGGACGAGGATGTGTTGGGCCAGGCGACCCTCGACCTGCTCCAGGACCTCTGGCGCCGCCCGGATCCGCCGGCCGAATTGGGCCTCCTCCTCCTCTCCCGGGCGGATCTGGGCCGGGCCGATCCCCACATGGCGCACCAGATCCTGCGGCGCGCCCGCGGCCTGATCAATCCGCAGCGAAAGATCCAGCTGATCACCGAACTGCTTCCCTTGTTGCCGGCCGAACAACGGAGCGACCTGCAGTCGGACCTGGCCACCGCCCTCCTTGAACAGGACCGCGCCGCCGAGGCGGCCCAGCTCCTCAAGGCTCTTCTGCGGGAGTCCGGCGCCGATTCCGCCGAGCGCTCCACCTCGCTGGTCCTCCGCCTGGCGCACGCCTGGCGGCTCGGCCAGCGCCGCCGCCTGGCCTGGCGCCTGGTGGAGCATGGCCGCCGACTCGCCCGGGAGGACAAGTCCCGTCTGGCCCTCGAGGTGCAGGCGATCGAGCTGCTGCAGGGCATTGGCCGGGCCGCCGAGGCCAACGCGCGGCTGACGGCGGCGGCCCCCTTGTTGCTGGAGGCGGATCCCGCCGGCGGACCCGGCATCGCCCACGCCATCCATCAGGCGGCAGTGGCGGCATTCAACCTGGGTTCACCGGAGTTGGCGGCCCGCCTCTGGACCCACCTCAGCCGGCCGGGCCGGCAGATCCTCCAGATCCAGCAGCGGATTTGGCTGGCCAACAACCTGGGTGTCATCCACTTGCAGGCTGGCCGCCTGGAGCAGGCCCGCACCGAGCTGGAGCAGGCCGGCCGGGAGGCGGCCCTCTTCCACCTGGACCGCTACGAGCTGATGGCCCGCGTCAACCTGGCTTTGGTGCAGCTGAAGCGGGGCGCCGCCGACCAGGCCGTCCGGGAGCTGGAGCCCGCCCTGGTCCAGGCCCGGGAGCTGCAGGTCATGCAGACGGAACTGGCCATCCTCGATCATCTGGGCGAAGCCTGGGCCGCCCTGGGGGACCTGGAGAGCGCCGAGGCCACCTGGGAGCGCGAGCTGGACCTGGCCCGCGCCCTGCAAATGCCGGACGAGGAGTTGGATTCACTCAAGAACCTGCTCTGTCTCGCTTGGGACCTGGGGATCGAGCCGACCCGCAGCCACCTCGCCCGCCTCCAGGAGATCGATGCCGGGCGCGACAAGGCCGCCAGTCGGCAATGGGCCCTGCTGGCGGCTTTCGATGCGTCGCCGACCGGTGCGGCCGGGCTGCCGGCCAATACGCCCGCGTCCCTCCGGGCCCTGGCCGCGGGGAGGGAAACAGCCTCCGCCGACCTGCTGAGCACCTTGTTGGGGCTGGAACCGCGCCTGGACGGCGTGCGCCTCGCCCTGCGCTTGCTGGAGGGACGGCTGCCCTGGCTCGCCGAATGGGCGCCCTGTCTGCGCGAAGTGCGGGAGATCCACCGCCTGCACGAGATCCGCCTGCTTTCCCACGAGGGCGAATCGGCCGCCCGCCGCGAGGATTGGTCCGCCGCCGGCATCCGGCTGGGACGCGCCGTGCGCCTGCTGGAGTCCCTCGCCATGGACCTGTCACCCGCCTGGCAGGAGCGGGTGGCCTCCTCGCCCTGGTTGCGTGTCATGCTGGAGAGGGCGGGTGAATGCCTGGCCCGACTGGATGAACTCGATAGGAGGGATGATGGCCGCACTGCTGGATCAGTTGGCCGCGCTACAGGAGCTTGA
- a CDS encoding NAD(P) transhydrogenase subunit alpha, giving the protein MTICVPVEGRAQERRAPLLPVHVRQLVELGATLEVESGLGAGLGIADEDYRLAGATIGSSRAELLARAGLVLRLGKPPREDVAALAPGTVHISYLDPFRDRALLQAMAERGLSAVCMEMIPRTTLAQKMDALSSQASLAGYAAVLLAAFRLNRILPMMMTPAGTITPAKVFIIGAGVAGLQAIATARRLGARVEAFDTRPVVREQVESLGGRFVEIDLGETGQTKDGYARELTPEQVELQRKAMARHCAQADIVITTAQVFGRSAPRLLTLDMVRGMKPGSVVVDMAVETGGNVEGSVAGEEVDLDGVLILGPDNLPGQVALHATQMYGSNLLAFIEHFWDKDSRTLRLDREDEIMRGALVCHGGAVVHEALKA; this is encoded by the coding sequence ATGACCATTTGTGTTCCCGTCGAGGGTCGGGCGCAGGAGCGCCGCGCCCCCTTGCTGCCCGTGCACGTGCGCCAGCTGGTCGAACTGGGCGCCACCCTCGAGGTGGAGAGCGGCCTGGGCGCCGGCCTGGGCATTGCGGACGAGGACTACCGTCTGGCCGGTGCCACAATCGGATCCAGCCGTGCCGAGCTGCTGGCCCGGGCCGGGCTGGTCCTCCGACTGGGCAAGCCGCCCCGGGAAGACGTGGCGGCCCTCGCCCCGGGCACCGTCCACATCAGCTACCTGGACCCCTTCCGCGACCGCGCCCTGCTGCAGGCCATGGCGGAGAGGGGCCTCAGCGCCGTCTGCATGGAGATGATTCCGCGCACGACCCTGGCCCAGAAGATGGACGCCCTGAGCAGCCAGGCCAGCCTGGCCGGCTACGCCGCCGTCCTGCTGGCCGCCTTCCGGCTCAACCGCATCCTGCCCATGATGATGACCCCGGCGGGCACCATCACGCCGGCCAAGGTTTTCATCATCGGGGCCGGCGTGGCCGGACTCCAGGCCATCGCCACCGCCCGCCGGCTGGGGGCCCGCGTCGAGGCCTTCGACACCCGGCCGGTGGTGCGCGAGCAGGTGGAGAGCCTGGGCGGCCGCTTCGTCGAGATCGACCTGGGTGAGACGGGCCAGACCAAGGACGGCTATGCCCGCGAGCTGACGCCGGAGCAGGTGGAGCTGCAGCGCAAGGCCATGGCCCGCCACTGCGCGCAGGCGGACATCGTCATCACCACCGCCCAGGTCTTCGGTCGTTCCGCCCCCCGCCTGTTGACCCTGGACATGGTGCGCGGCATGAAGCCGGGCAGCGTGGTGGTGGACATGGCGGTGGAGACGGGCGGCAACGTGGAGGGATCGGTCGCCGGAGAGGAAGTGGACCTGGACGGCGTGCTCATCCTGGGACCGGACAACCTGCCCGGCCAGGTGGCCCTGCACGCCACCCAGATGTACGGGTCCAACCTGTTGGCCTTCATCGAGCATTTCTGGGACAAGGATAGCCGGACCCTGCGCCTGGACCGGGAGGACGAGATCATGCGCGGCGCGCTGGTCTGCCACGGCGGCGCCGTCGTCCACGAAGCACTCAAAGCCTAG
- a CDS encoding NAD(P) transhydrogenase subunit alpha → MDLHTMVYLIFILLLSIFLGFELISKVPSTLHTPLMSGSNAISGITVVGALLSAGYGGSDVLTVALGALAAFFAMINVVGGYLVTDRMLSMFRSKGGRS, encoded by the coding sequence ATGGACCTGCACACGATGGTCTACCTGATCTTCATTCTGTTGCTCTCGATCTTCCTGGGCTTCGAGCTGATCTCCAAGGTCCCCTCGACGCTGCACACGCCGCTCATGAGCGGTTCCAACGCCATCTCGGGCATCACCGTGGTGGGCGCCCTGCTCTCCGCCGGCTACGGGGGCAGCGACGTCCTCACCGTCGCCCTGGGCGCCCTGGCCGCCTTCTTCGCCATGATCAACGTGGTGGGCGGCTATCTGGTCACGGACCGCATGCTGTCCATGTTCCGCAGCAAGGGAGGCCGGTCGTGA
- a CDS encoding ATP-binding protein produces the protein MAALLDQLAALQELESRAEDLSRRQERFTRRELDLVLGLARELNTCTTPREALHFLLHQAIRLAGAQRGAIVELDEDGELLFTLGVDRDGFTLDRPETQASHSIIRRVLESGQPLRSSNLSQLEELAQARSIIDFDLKSSLCAPLRRQGQVVGALYVDSSVTTLYSEHILVLLDGFCELCSLTLTQLQLRRTEQAQQLRYDNFERLHLRIVDSLPSALIIYDRQFRLQFANQPFHRDLSMLSIVEPDPAAPAGWRLESSFGRFLQSRMDRHERSADWAVENRHLRCRPFPLSFPDGSEQVWGLILSDVTAEVRMQQELLESEKFAMVSRTAGSIAHEIRNALAPLSGHVQLARMTLRERPSVQEDVDPDLQIVEEMAGRIERIARTLSDLSRPPQRQLGDVDLNALAAGTVSLLKDLGGKIKRFDLSVGGPEPESEDRGTLRIRLDVMPHLPQIKADAEQLQQMLLNLLINSAHAVEACGGGWVQCRTRLVGQHLLLVVEDNGCGMEEAVLARIWEPYFTTKGEGGTGLGMPLVRQVVEAHQGLIQVQSRPGRGTAFRILLPLPH, from the coding sequence ATGGCCGCACTGCTGGATCAGTTGGCCGCGCTACAGGAGCTTGAGAGCCGGGCCGAGGATCTTTCCCGCCGCCAGGAGCGCTTCACCCGGCGCGAACTGGACCTGGTCCTGGGGCTGGCCCGCGAGCTGAACACCTGCACCACGCCGCGCGAAGCCCTGCACTTCCTCCTGCACCAGGCCATCCGCCTGGCGGGAGCCCAGCGTGGCGCCATCGTCGAACTGGACGAGGATGGGGAGCTGCTCTTCACCCTGGGCGTCGACCGCGACGGCTTCACCCTGGACCGGCCGGAGACCCAGGCCTCCCACTCCATCATCCGGCGCGTCCTGGAAAGCGGCCAGCCCCTGCGCTCCTCCAACCTTTCGCAATTGGAGGAACTGGCCCAGGCCCGCTCCATCATCGATTTCGACCTGAAGAGCAGCCTCTGCGCACCCTTGCGCCGCCAGGGGCAGGTCGTGGGCGCCCTCTACGTGGACAGCTCGGTCACGACCCTCTACAGCGAGCACATCCTCGTGCTGCTGGACGGTTTCTGCGAGCTGTGCTCCCTCACCTTGACGCAACTCCAGCTGCGGCGCACCGAACAGGCCCAACAGCTGCGCTATGACAACTTCGAGCGCCTCCACCTGCGCATCGTCGACTCGCTGCCCAGCGCCCTCATCATCTACGATCGGCAGTTCCGCCTGCAGTTTGCCAACCAACCCTTCCACCGGGATTTGAGCATGCTCTCCATCGTCGAGCCCGACCCGGCGGCGCCGGCCGGCTGGAGGCTGGAGTCCTCCTTCGGCCGCTTCCTGCAAAGCCGCATGGATCGCCACGAGCGCAGCGCGGACTGGGCGGTGGAGAACCGCCACTTGCGGTGTCGGCCCTTCCCCCTCTCCTTCCCCGACGGCAGCGAGCAGGTCTGGGGCCTCATCCTGTCCGACGTCACGGCCGAGGTGCGCATGCAGCAGGAGCTGCTCGAGAGTGAGAAGTTCGCCATGGTCAGCCGCACGGCCGGATCCATCGCCCATGAGATCCGCAACGCGCTGGCGCCCCTGAGCGGGCATGTCCAGCTGGCGCGCATGACCCTGCGCGAACGGCCCTCCGTCCAGGAGGATGTGGATCCCGACCTGCAGATCGTCGAGGAGATGGCGGGCCGCATCGAGCGCATCGCCCGCACCCTGAGCGACCTCTCGCGTCCGCCCCAGCGCCAGTTGGGGGACGTGGACCTCAACGCCCTGGCGGCGGGCACGGTCAGCCTGCTCAAGGATCTGGGTGGCAAGATCAAGCGCTTCGACCTGAGCGTGGGCGGCCCCGAGCCGGAGTCCGAGGACCGCGGCACCCTTCGCATCCGGCTCGACGTGATGCCCCACCTGCCCCAGATCAAGGCCGATGCCGAGCAGCTGCAACAGATGCTGCTCAATCTGCTCATCAACTCCGCCCACGCCGTGGAGGCTTGCGGCGGCGGCTGGGTGCAGTGCCGCACGCGGCTGGTCGGCCAGCATCTGCTCCTGGTGGTGGAGGACAACGGTTGCGGCATGGAGGAGGCCGTGCTGGCCCGCATCTGGGAGCCCTATTTCACCACCAAGGGCGAAGGGGGCACGGGCCTGGGCATGCCTCTGGTCCGCCAGGTGGTGGAGGCGCACCAGGGTCTCATCCAGGTGCAGAGCCGCCCCGGGCGGGGCACCGCCTTCCGCATCCTGCTGCCCTTGCCGCATTAG
- a CDS encoding protein phosphatase 2C domain-containing protein, which yields MRRQSEDWAAGEFRDGRLACALCDGMGGMRHGDRAARRAADAFIQLCLHDERCLSAAWPPSLQRVQLELAGCLGRLQAELRERRVATTFTGLALDGQIGRLYHVGDSRAYLVSGGCFRQLSTDHHVSVEQPNLLSHALGAPQHDQLCCVELRLEAGDRLLLCSDGFVQAGIEATVLDQLLQSATGDDDIPGLLMEEALSRGAEDNLSLVWINPETEA from the coding sequence GTGCGTCGACAATCAGAGGACTGGGCCGCAGGCGAATTTCGCGATGGGCGCCTGGCCTGTGCCCTCTGCGACGGCATGGGTGGCATGCGACACGGCGACCGGGCCGCCCGCCGCGCCGCCGACGCCTTCATCCAGCTCTGCCTGCACGACGAGCGCTGCCTGAGCGCCGCCTGGCCGCCCAGCCTGCAGCGGGTCCAGCTGGAGCTGGCGGGCTGCCTGGGCCGCCTTCAGGCCGAACTGCGCGAGCGGCGGGTGGCCACCACCTTCACGGGCCTGGCCCTCGACGGACAGATAGGGCGGCTCTACCACGTGGGCGACAGCCGCGCCTACCTGGTGTCGGGTGGCTGCTTCCGGCAACTGAGCACGGACCATCACGTCAGCGTTGAACAGCCCAATCTGCTCAGCCACGCCCTGGGCGCCCCCCAGCACGACCAGCTGTGCTGCGTGGAGCTGCGGCTGGAGGCGGGGGACCGCTTGCTGCTCTGCAGCGACGGTTTCGTCCAGGCCGGGATCGAGGCCACGGTCCTGGACCAGCTGCTGCAGTCCGCCACCGGGGACGACGACATTCCCGGCCTGCTCATGGAGGAGGCACTCAGCCGCGGGGCGGAGGACAACCTGAGTCTGGTGTGGATCAATCCGGAGACCGAGGCATGA